The DNA sequence CTCCTTCCGAGTCGCTGAGCATCAGGGATACCGCCCGCCGCGAGCGGTGTCAAGAGCGCCCAGATCACGCCCAGACCATCGAGCGGAACCGAGGACGTTGGGAGAGGCGTCGGTTCACGGTCAATCCGGAGATCGGCGACTACATCGCCCCCGTCCACGACTGGCACAATGCCACGCAAGCCTACTACCTCCAGCGGGAAACCACGCGCCATGGTCAGACGCGTCGGCAGGTAGAGGTAGGTCTGACGAGCCTGGATGCGACGACCGGTTCTCCCGAAGCGCTGCTTCGCCTCCGCCGACAGCACTGGCATATCGAGAACCGCAACCATCGAGTCCGAGACGTCACCTATGACGAGGATCG is a window from the Candidatus Poribacteria bacterium genome containing:
- a CDS encoding transposase; this encodes MTPSESLSIRDTARRERCQERPDHAQTIERNRGRWERRRFTVNPEIGDYIAPVHDWHNATQAYYLQRETTRHGQTRRQVEVGLTSLDATTGSPEALLRLRRQHWHIENRNHRVRDVTYDEDRSHVRSGGMPHATTQVMAAARNPAICLLRSIGETNIAVATRRLAAQSGATMRLVGAQPWEWNSR